One segment of Marinobacter sediminum DNA contains the following:
- the pgl gene encoding 6-phosphogluconolactonase, with protein MKTSDIRFPDGVLAHFGDTPHEVALDLAEAVAGFLRDRLLEASRVSLVVSGGSTPLPFFEALSRKDLDWGRVDVLLADERWVAEDDPASNTRLLKDSFLQNEASSARFFSLKQEGDTPGDGLDSVKSELADLALPLDVLILGMGNDGHTASLFPDAPELPGAMDPECQEIVAAMTPPSQPQRRITLTFPPLRDARFTALHIKGNDKLDTLRQALTDPADVMAMPIRGFLKPGLQVFWSP; from the coding sequence ATGAAGACGTCTGATATCCGGTTTCCAGATGGCGTCTTGGCCCACTTCGGCGACACGCCCCATGAGGTTGCGCTGGATCTGGCTGAGGCCGTCGCCGGTTTTCTGAGAGACCGGCTGTTGGAAGCGTCCCGCGTTAGTCTTGTTGTCTCCGGTGGGTCCACACCCCTGCCATTCTTCGAGGCGCTTTCCCGTAAAGATCTGGATTGGGGCAGGGTGGATGTGCTCCTGGCGGATGAGCGCTGGGTGGCTGAAGACGATCCGGCTAGTAACACCCGTCTCCTTAAGGATAGTTTTCTGCAGAATGAGGCCTCAAGCGCACGCTTTTTCTCTCTCAAGCAGGAAGGCGACACTCCCGGCGATGGTCTTGACTCCGTGAAGTCCGAGCTGGCGGACCTGGCCTTGCCATTGGACGTGCTGATACTTGGTATGGGCAATGATGGCCATACAGCGTCGCTGTTTCCGGATGCTCCGGAGCTGCCCGGTGCCATGGACCCCGAATGCCAGGAAATAGTCGCTGCAATGACACCGCCGTCCCAGCCTCAGAGGCGTATTACACTGACGTTCCCGCCGCTTCGCGATGCACGCTTTACTGCCTTGCATATCAAGGGTAACGACAAGCTCGACACTCTGAGACAGGCGCTTACCGATCCGGCTGACGTGATGGCGATGCCCATTCGTGGATTTCTGAAGCCTGGCCTGCAAGTGTTCTGGAGTCCTTGA
- the zwf gene encoding glucose-6-phosphate dehydrogenase — protein sequence MVNRINTRCDLMMFGALGDLAQRKLFPALYQLERANLVADGSRILAIARTDSDTVAVRKLLFDKLQHHVKAEEFEESVAEKFLQRVEYQILDFNDPEEFSVLNEWRDGANNELIVYMATPPSMYGVLSRNLRAASCCTERTRVVVEKPIGHDLESSKVINDELGEVYNENQLFRIDHYLGKETVQNLIALRFANNLFASQWDQNHISHVEISVAESVGIEGRWGYFDKAGQIRDMIQNHLLQLLCLIAMDPPSDLSADSIRDEKVKVLKALRQITPDMMERYVVRGQYTAGTSDGKPVPGYLGEEGANKGSETETFVALKAEIDNWRWSGVPFYIRTGKRLPEKLSQIVIHFKPAPHYIFDPDQKHLANNKLIIRLQPDEGMSLKILTKDQGLDKGMRLRQGPLELTFSETFDTDRIPDAYERLLWEVMKGNQYLFVRRDEVEYAWRWVDQVIQNWRDSGEPPKRYAAGTWGPVASIAMITRDGRSWYEDV from the coding sequence ATGGTCAACAGGATCAATACCCGTTGTGATCTTATGATGTTTGGCGCACTCGGCGACCTGGCACAACGCAAGCTGTTCCCTGCGCTTTACCAGCTGGAGAGGGCGAACCTGGTTGCCGATGGCAGTCGTATTCTGGCCATCGCCCGCACGGACTCGGATACTGTTGCTGTGCGCAAGCTGCTATTCGATAAACTCCAGCATCATGTGAAGGCGGAAGAGTTCGAGGAATCTGTTGCCGAGAAGTTCTTGCAGCGTGTGGAATATCAGATTCTCGATTTCAATGACCCCGAGGAATTCAGTGTCCTGAACGAATGGCGGGATGGTGCCAATAACGAGCTGATTGTTTATATGGCTACGCCGCCCTCCATGTATGGTGTCCTGTCCCGGAACCTGCGGGCAGCAAGCTGCTGTACCGAAAGGACCCGGGTTGTGGTGGAAAAGCCGATCGGCCATGACCTGGAGTCCTCCAAGGTGATCAACGATGAGCTGGGTGAGGTCTATAACGAGAATCAGTTGTTCCGTATTGATCATTACCTGGGCAAGGAAACGGTTCAGAACCTGATAGCCCTTCGTTTTGCCAACAACCTGTTCGCATCTCAATGGGATCAGAACCACATTTCCCACGTCGAGATCAGTGTAGCCGAGAGCGTGGGGATCGAAGGTCGCTGGGGCTATTTTGACAAGGCTGGCCAGATTCGGGACATGATCCAGAATCACTTGCTCCAGCTTCTTTGCCTGATCGCCATGGATCCACCGTCGGATCTTTCGGCCGACAGTATCCGGGATGAGAAGGTAAAGGTACTTAAGGCTCTGCGTCAGATTACGCCGGACATGATGGAGCGTTATGTGGTCCGGGGCCAGTACACCGCTGGCACCAGCGACGGCAAGCCAGTTCCTGGTTACCTGGGAGAAGAGGGCGCCAACAAGGGTAGTGAAACTGAGACCTTTGTTGCCCTCAAGGCAGAGATCGACAACTGGCGCTGGTCCGGGGTGCCGTTTTACATTCGAACCGGAAAACGCCTGCCGGAGAAGTTGTCCCAGATCGTAATCCACTTCAAGCCCGCACCTCACTACATCTTTGATCCGGACCAGAAGCACCTGGCCAATAACAAGCTGATCATTCGCTTGCAGCCAGATGAAGGCATGTCGCTGAAGATTCTGACCAAGGACCAGGGGTTGGATAAGGGGATGCGTCTGCGTCAGGGACCATTGGAACTGACCTTTTCGGAAACTTTCGATACCGACCGGATACCCGATGCCTACGAGCGGCTCCTGTGGGAGGTTATGAAGGGTAATCAGTACCTGTTTGTCCGCCGTGACGAAGTCGAGTATGCCTGGCGCTGGGTTGATCAGGTTATCCAGAACTGGCGTGATAGCGGCGAACCGCCAAAACGCTATGCCGCCGGTACCTGGGGCCCGGTGGCTTCCATCGCCATGATTACCCGGGATGGCAGGAGTTGGTATGAAGACGTCTGA
- a CDS encoding MurR/RpiR family transcriptional regulator translates to MATNQAQRDDNLLEDIQSRLDTLNKSERKVAEAILRDPSAATRYSIAALARAADVSEPTVNRFCRGFSATGFPDFKIRLAQSIATGTPYVGQNVEPDDTVAEFADKIMLSTIASLDKARQALDPKALATVIDYLIQAKQINFFGMGGSASVALDAQHKFFRFNIPVMVYDDALMQRMVAAGANVGDVIVLISYTGRTRETVDIAQLARDNGATVIGITNPDSPLAEVCTAVLGVTAPEDTEVYMPMSSRIIHLTVIDILATGVTLKRGADFLGHLKKIKESLKPTRFPPNYES, encoded by the coding sequence ATGGCCACGAACCAGGCGCAACGTGACGACAACCTGCTTGAGGACATCCAGTCGCGACTGGACACCCTCAACAAATCCGAGCGAAAAGTGGCCGAAGCCATTCTTCGTGACCCAAGCGCAGCTACTCGTTACAGCATAGCTGCATTAGCTCGCGCTGCAGATGTCAGTGAGCCTACGGTAAATCGTTTCTGTCGGGGGTTTTCGGCAACAGGCTTCCCGGATTTCAAAATCCGTCTCGCCCAGAGCATTGCCACCGGCACGCCTTACGTCGGCCAGAATGTTGAGCCGGACGACACCGTCGCCGAGTTCGCCGACAAGATCATGCTCAGCACGATTGCCAGCCTCGACAAGGCCCGTCAGGCCCTTGACCCGAAAGCCCTGGCCACCGTCATTGATTACCTGATCCAGGCCAAGCAGATCAATTTCTTTGGCATGGGCGGGTCAGCTTCGGTAGCACTGGACGCCCAGCATAAGTTTTTTCGCTTCAACATTCCGGTAATGGTCTACGACGATGCCCTGATGCAGCGTATGGTCGCCGCCGGCGCCAATGTCGGGGATGTCATCGTGCTGATCTCTTACACGGGCCGCACCCGTGAGACAGTCGATATTGCACAACTGGCGCGAGACAATGGCGCCACCGTAATCGGCATCACAAACCCCGACTCGCCTCTGGCAGAGGTTTGCACCGCTGTTCTGGGCGTGACCGCGCCGGAAGACACCGAGGTATACATGCCCATGTCATCCAGGATTATCCATCTGACGGTCATCGATATTCTGGCAACCGGCGTCACTCTCAAGCGTGGTGCTGACTTCCTGGGACACCTGAAAAAAATCAAGGAAAGCCTGAAGCCAACACGATTCCCCCCGAATTACGAGAGCTAG
- a CDS encoding bifunctional 4-hydroxy-2-oxoglutarate aldolase/2-dehydro-3-deoxy-phosphogluconate aldolase yields MPQLSEFHRERVRAVLNASPLVPVIAINALEDAVPLCQALVDGGITVLEITLRTEHGIKAIEEVRRAIPDAWVGAGTVTSVSQYRQVEAAGAQFVITPGVTESILEFGLTSEAPLLPGISTVSELMLGYALGYREFKFFPAEVAGGVPALKAFSGPFGDVTFCPTGGIRRETAKDYLALRNVQAVGGSWLTPEDVVAARDWAKVTEIARGSLADL; encoded by the coding sequence ATGCCCCAACTGTCCGAATTTCACCGAGAGCGCGTCAGGGCTGTGTTGAATGCATCCCCTCTGGTACCGGTCATTGCAATCAATGCCCTGGAGGATGCCGTTCCTCTGTGTCAGGCGCTGGTTGATGGTGGCATTACTGTGCTCGAAATAACCTTGCGAACGGAGCATGGCATCAAGGCCATTGAGGAAGTACGCAGGGCCATTCCAGATGCGTGGGTGGGTGCCGGGACCGTCACCAGTGTTTCCCAGTATCGCCAGGTTGAAGCCGCCGGTGCCCAATTCGTGATTACACCCGGCGTTACCGAGTCCATCCTCGAGTTTGGGCTTACCTCAGAAGCTCCGCTGCTGCCGGGAATTTCCACGGTGTCCGAGCTGATGCTGGGGTATGCGCTCGGTTACCGGGAATTCAAATTCTTCCCGGCGGAAGTTGCCGGTGGTGTTCCGGCGCTGAAGGCCTTCAGTGGCCCGTTCGGAGATGTGACTTTTTGCCCTACCGGTGGCATTCGACGGGAGACCGCCAAGGACTATCTGGCCCTCAGGAATGTTCAGGCTGTTGGTGGCAGTTGGCTGACGCCTGAGGATGTTGTTGCAGCCAGGGACTGGGCCAAGGTGACAGAGATTGCTCGCGGTAGCCTGGCGGATCTCTGA